In one Bacillus thuringiensis genomic region, the following are encoded:
- the rpsR gene encoding 30S ribosomal protein S18: MAGRKGGRAKRRKVCFFTANGITRIDYKDVDLLKRFVSERGKILPRRVTGTSAKYQRKLTVAIKRARQMALLPYVGE, translated from the coding sequence ATGGCAGGACGCAAAGGTGGACGTGCGAAACGTCGTAAGGTGTGTTTCTTCACAGCTAACGGCATCACTCGCATTGACTATAAAGATGTTGATTTATTAAAACGTTTCGTTTCTGAGCGTGGTAAAATTTTACCTCGTCGTGTAACAGGAACAAGCGCAAAATACCAACGCAAACTTACAGTTGCAATTAAACGTGCTCGTCAAATGGCACTTTTACCATATGTTGGTGAATAA
- a CDS encoding mechanosensitive ion channel family protein — protein MDLLAKWFNSMKQYLLDADRWAHIGVATLKICIILTIGAVVVRIARAVVRNAFRMGSRSPIQISERRTVTVAKLLENIVAYVVMFIMLIAILGVFNINASGLLAGAGVIGLAVGFGAQSLVKDVITGLFILLEDQFSVGDYVKIGQFEGVVLEIGLRTTKVKSWTGEIHTLPNGSIIQVTNYSVSNSVAFVDISISYEADIAKAEQVIEDLLVELPSKYEKMVTTPQLLGVQTLAASEVILRVIAEVEPMQHAVIARALRKEIKNRLDLHGIEIPYPRMVLYNREELVSGKAI, from the coding sequence ATGGATTTATTAGCGAAGTGGTTTAATTCTATGAAACAGTATTTATTAGATGCTGATCGTTGGGCTCATATTGGAGTTGCGACATTAAAAATATGCATTATTTTAACAATTGGTGCGGTTGTTGTGCGAATTGCAAGAGCGGTTGTACGAAATGCGTTTCGTATGGGAAGTCGTTCTCCAATTCAAATTTCAGAACGTCGTACAGTTACAGTAGCAAAGTTACTTGAAAATATCGTGGCATACGTTGTTATGTTCATTATGTTAATTGCGATTTTAGGTGTGTTTAATATTAATGCATCAGGTTTATTAGCCGGTGCTGGGGTAATTGGTTTAGCTGTCGGATTTGGCGCTCAAAGTTTAGTGAAAGACGTTATTACAGGTTTATTTATTTTGTTAGAAGATCAGTTTTCAGTTGGTGATTATGTTAAAATCGGTCAATTTGAAGGAGTCGTTTTAGAAATTGGACTTCGTACAACGAAAGTAAAGAGTTGGACAGGTGAAATTCATACCTTACCAAACGGAAGTATTATTCAAGTTACTAACTACTCAGTTAGTAATAGTGTAGCGTTTGTTGATATATCTATTTCATATGAGGCTGATATTGCGAAAGCAGAGCAAGTTATTGAAGATTTATTAGTAGAATTACCTTCAAAGTACGAGAAAATGGTAACAACACCTCAATTATTAGGTGTGCAAACATTAGCTGCCTCAGAAGTTATATTACGTGTTATTGCTGAAGTAGAGCCGATGCAACATGCAGTTATTGCAAGGGCACTTCGTAAAGAGATTAAAAATCGTCTTGATTTACATGGAATTGAAATTCCATATCCACGTATGGTTTTATATAATCGTGAAGAATTAGTTAGTGGAAAAGCAATTTAG
- a CDS encoding YybS family protein, with product MKQTKFITEGAALLAIYAILLLISMYVPILGTVVTFALPLPFILLIIRHKLSNVLLVFVAALFVTIIVSQPLNLVKTIMFGLIGIVLGYMYKTRKKPVEILIAGTLAYLIGFVLIYVASIKFFNIDIMKQMQSMFSESMAKSEKIVSATGMPISKEQKELLAQMNDILQSLLPSILVLVSVCFSWITVIISGSVLKKLKYEVISWPKFKDIQLPKSIIWYYVIFILLATFIKVEPTSYLHMVFSNLNVIFALLLVLQGLTFISFLAYRKGFTKGVPIISFIACMFIPMLFPLVTILGIIDLGISLRSKIGG from the coding sequence GTGAAACAAACAAAGTTTATTACAGAAGGTGCAGCATTATTAGCTATATATGCAATTTTATTGCTTATATCTATGTATGTTCCGATTTTGGGTACAGTTGTAACTTTTGCGTTGCCGTTACCATTTATACTATTAATAATAAGACATAAACTATCTAATGTGCTCTTGGTTTTTGTAGCGGCACTTTTTGTTACTATTATTGTGAGTCAACCGCTGAATTTAGTGAAGACAATTATGTTTGGATTGATAGGCATTGTTTTAGGATATATGTATAAAACAAGAAAAAAGCCAGTGGAAATCTTAATAGCGGGGACGCTTGCATACTTAATTGGTTTTGTACTTATTTATGTTGCAAGTATAAAGTTTTTCAACATAGATATAATGAAGCAAATGCAAAGTATGTTTAGTGAAAGTATGGCGAAAAGTGAAAAGATAGTAAGTGCTACTGGTATGCCGATTAGTAAGGAACAAAAAGAGTTACTTGCACAAATGAATGATATATTACAATCGTTACTTCCGAGTATACTTGTGCTAGTTTCAGTATGTTTTTCTTGGATTACAGTGATAATATCAGGTAGTGTTTTGAAAAAGTTAAAATATGAAGTTATATCTTGGCCTAAATTTAAAGATATACAATTACCAAAGAGTATCATTTGGTATTACGTTATATTTATTTTATTAGCAACTTTTATAAAAGTAGAACCAACATCATATTTACATATGGTATTTTCTAACCTAAATGTAATATTTGCACTATTGCTTGTACTGCAAGGCCTAACATTTATCTCCTTTTTAGCGTATAGAAAAGGTTTTACTAAAGGGGTTCCTATTATTAGTTTTATTGCATGCATGTTTATTCCGATGCTGTTTCCTCTTGTGACAATCTTAGGTATAATTGACTTAGGGATTTCATTGCGTTCTAAAATAGGTGGATAA
- the rsmG gene encoding 16S rRNA (guanine(527)-N(7))-methyltransferase RsmG yields MNIEQFQSMLEEKGITLSSRQLEQFKIYFETLVEWNEKMNLTAITEKEEVYLKHFFDSITAAFYYDFSKPFSICDVGAGAGFPSIPLKICFPHLKVTIVDSLQKRINFLNHLAQKLELSDVAFCHDRAETFGKKEGVRESYDIVMARAVARLSVLSELCLPLVKVGGTFIAMKGAAANEEIENGKYALEVLGGELKEMSTFQLPFEESERNILLIEKKRKTPKKYPRKPGTPNKLPIEK; encoded by the coding sequence ATGAACATAGAACAATTTCAATCTATGCTAGAAGAGAAGGGAATCACCCTCTCTTCTAGACAGTTAGAGCAGTTCAAAATCTACTTTGAAACATTAGTAGAGTGGAATGAAAAAATGAACTTAACGGCTATTACAGAAAAAGAAGAAGTATATTTAAAACACTTTTTTGATTCCATTACAGCTGCTTTTTATTATGATTTTTCAAAACCATTCTCAATTTGCGATGTTGGTGCAGGGGCTGGATTCCCAAGTATTCCTTTAAAAATTTGTTTCCCGCATTTAAAAGTAACAATTGTAGATTCGTTGCAAAAACGTATTAATTTCTTAAATCACTTAGCACAAAAGTTAGAATTAAGTGATGTTGCATTTTGTCACGATCGTGCTGAAACGTTTGGGAAAAAAGAAGGTGTACGTGAATCATACGATATTGTAATGGCACGTGCAGTTGCGCGTCTTTCTGTATTAAGTGAGCTATGTTTACCGCTTGTAAAAGTTGGAGGAACATTCATTGCAATGAAAGGTGCAGCAGCAAACGAAGAAATTGAAAATGGCAAGTATGCTTTAGAGGTGCTAGGCGGAGAGTTAAAAGAGATGTCTACGTTCCAATTACCGTTTGAAGAGAGTGAACGTAATATTTTATTAATCGAGAAAAAGCGCAAGACACCAAAGAAATATCCACGCAAACCGGGAACACCCAATAAATTACCTATTGAAAAATAA
- a CDS encoding DUF951 domain-containing protein, which produces MEQKEYNLYDVVEMKKAHPCGENRWKIIRMGMDIRIKCEGCDHSVMIPRREFDRKVKKILVKHEE; this is translated from the coding sequence GTGGAGCAAAAGGAATATAACTTGTATGATGTTGTGGAAATGAAGAAAGCCCATCCATGTGGCGAGAATCGTTGGAAAATTATTCGTATGGGAATGGATATCCGCATTAAGTGCGAGGGGTGTGACCATTCAGTAATGATTCCTCGAAGAGAGTTTGATCGTAAGGTGAAAAAAATACTTGTGAAGCACGAAGAATAG
- the soj gene encoding sporulation initiation inhibitor protein Soj — translation MGKIIAIANQKGGVGKTTTSVNLGAGLAQVGKKVLLVDIDAQGNATTGVGIEKSELDQCIYNVLVEDADVQGVIQKTATENLDVLPATIQLAGAEIELVPTISREVRLQRALQPVRDEYDYIIIDCPPSLGLLTINALTAADSVIIPVQCEYYALEGLSQLLNTVRLVQKHLNKNLAIQGVLLTMLDARTNLGIQVIDEVKKYFRDKVYRSIIPRNVRLSEAPSHGKPIMQYDAKSRGAEVYIDLAEEVIAGG, via the coding sequence ATGGGAAAAATCATTGCTATTGCTAATCAAAAAGGCGGTGTTGGAAAAACAACAACATCTGTTAATTTAGGGGCTGGATTGGCGCAAGTAGGTAAAAAAGTCCTTCTTGTAGATATTGATGCTCAAGGAAATGCAACGACTGGTGTGGGAATTGAAAAATCTGAATTAGATCAATGTATTTACAACGTTCTTGTGGAAGATGCAGATGTTCAAGGGGTTATACAGAAAACCGCAACTGAAAACTTAGATGTTCTACCCGCTACAATTCAATTAGCTGGTGCTGAAATTGAATTGGTACCGACTATTTCCCGGGAAGTACGTTTGCAAAGAGCATTACAGCCAGTTCGTGATGAATATGACTATATTATTATCGACTGTCCCCCATCTTTAGGGTTATTAACGATTAATGCATTAACAGCAGCAGATTCTGTTATTATTCCTGTACAGTGTGAATATTACGCACTAGAAGGGTTAAGTCAGCTATTAAATACAGTTCGACTTGTACAAAAACATTTAAATAAAAATTTAGCAATTCAAGGTGTATTGTTAACAATGTTGGATGCCCGTACAAATTTAGGGATCCAAGTTATAGATGAAGTGAAAAAGTATTTTAGGGATAAAGTATATCGCTCGATTATTCCGCGTAATGTACGCTTGAGCGAGGCTCCAAGTCATGGGAAACCTATTATGCAGTATGACGCTAAATCAAGAGGAGCAGAAGTATATATAGATTTAGCAGAGGAAGTGATTGCAGGTGGCTAA
- the rpsF gene encoding 30S ribosomal protein S6: MRKYEIMYIIRPGVEEEAQKALVERFAGVLTNNGAEIINTKEWGKRRLAYEINDLREGFYMILNVKSNAEAINEFDRLAKINEDILRHIVVKEEEK; this comes from the coding sequence ATGAGAAAGTACGAAATTATGTACATCATTCGTCCTGGCGTTGAAGAAGAAGCTCAAAAAGCTTTAGTTGAACGTTTTGCAGGTGTTTTAACAAACAATGGTGCAGAAATCATTAACACGAAAGAGTGGGGTAAGCGTCGTTTAGCTTACGAAATCAACGACTTACGTGAAGGTTTCTACATGATCTTAAACGTGAAATCTAACGCAGAAGCGATTAACGAATTCGACCGTTTAGCTAAGATCAACGAAGATATCCTTCGTCATATCGTTGTTAAAGAAGAAGAAAAATAA
- the noc gene encoding nucleoid occlusion protein, with protein MKNTFSRLFGFGDKESEFELQDESHEEIDKKVYEEIQEIPIVNITPNRYQPRTVFDDARIDELALTIRTHGLIQPIVVRQYEDDKYEIIAGERRFRAATKLGWEKVPAIIKNLNDTETASVALIENLQREELTAIEEAVAYQKLIELHNLTQEALAQRLGKGQSTIANKLRLLKLPEEIKSALLEKSITERHARALIPLKNEELQLKVLQEIVEKQLNVKQTEERIAKLLEEAKPKRKAKQKAVSRDTRIAMNTIRQSLQMVTESGLNVNSEEEEFDEYYQITIKIPKKK; from the coding sequence ATGAAAAATACGTTTTCTCGTTTATTTGGCTTTGGAGATAAAGAGAGCGAATTCGAATTACAAGACGAAAGCCATGAAGAGATAGATAAAAAGGTATATGAAGAAATACAAGAAATTCCGATAGTAAATATTACCCCTAACCGTTATCAACCAAGAACAGTTTTTGATGATGCGCGTATTGATGAGCTAGCATTAACAATTCGTACACATGGACTTATTCAGCCGATTGTTGTAAGGCAATATGAGGATGATAAGTACGAGATTATTGCTGGAGAAAGACGTTTTCGCGCGGCAACAAAGTTAGGTTGGGAAAAGGTTCCTGCAATTATAAAGAACTTAAATGATACAGAGACAGCTTCTGTAGCTTTAATTGAAAACTTGCAACGTGAGGAACTAACGGCAATCGAGGAAGCTGTGGCATATCAAAAGCTGATTGAGTTACATAATTTAACACAAGAAGCATTGGCACAACGACTTGGAAAAGGACAATCTACAATCGCAAATAAGTTGCGATTGTTAAAGTTGCCTGAAGAAATAAAAAGTGCATTATTAGAAAAAAGCATTACAGAACGTCATGCCCGCGCTCTCATTCCTTTAAAAAATGAGGAATTACAACTGAAGGTTTTACAGGAAATTGTGGAGAAACAACTAAATGTAAAGCAAACAGAAGAACGAATTGCGAAGTTACTAGAGGAAGCGAAACCGAAGCGTAAGGCAAAGCAAAAAGCAGTAAGTCGAGATACGAGGATTGCTATGAATACAATTAGACAATCTTTACAAATGGTTACTGAAAGTGGTTTGAATGTTAATTCTGAGGAAGAAGAATTTGATGAGTACTATCAAATTACAATTAAAATTCCAAAGAAAAAATAA
- the yyaC gene encoding spore protease YyaC: MNIGSFRLPFFEKETQNVMHQDLEASEIISNFLLTHIPIKTNIPIILVCIGTDRSTGDALGPLVGTKLEQIDIQNFQVFGTLDEPVHALNLEEKIQNIQKENPTAFIIAVDACLGKSQSIGSITTGMGPSKPGAAMNKKLPAVGDLHIHGIVNLNGFMEFFVLQNTRLSLVMKMADVIAQSIKETDQKLSVLKKANHL, from the coding sequence ATGAACATTGGCAGTTTTCGCTTACCATTTTTTGAGAAAGAAACTCAAAACGTTATGCACCAAGATCTAGAAGCCTCTGAGATAATCAGTAATTTCTTACTTACCCATATTCCTATTAAAACTAATATACCAATCATTCTCGTTTGTATCGGAACAGATCGCTCTACAGGTGATGCACTCGGCCCGTTAGTTGGTACAAAACTTGAACAAATAGACATCCAAAACTTCCAAGTATTCGGTACGCTAGATGAGCCAGTACATGCGCTAAATTTAGAGGAGAAAATTCAGAATATACAGAAAGAAAATCCTACTGCATTTATAATTGCTGTTGATGCCTGTTTAGGAAAATCTCAAAGTATCGGTTCTATCACTACCGGAATGGGGCCTAGTAAACCTGGAGCTGCAATGAACAAGAAATTACCTGCAGTTGGTGATTTACATATTCATGGCATCGTAAATCTAAACGGTTTTATGGAGTTTTTCGTCCTGCAAAATACAAGATTAAGTTTAGTCATGAAAATGGCTGATGTAATTGCACAAAGTATAAAAGAAACAGATCAAAAATTATCTGTATTAAAAAAGGCAAACCATCTATAA
- the spo0J gene encoding stage 0 sporulation protein Spo0J, whose product MAKGLGRGINVFFPDLDVKEEETIQEILVTELRPNPYQPRKHFNKEAIQELAISIKEHGILQPLIARKSIKGYEIVAGERRFRAAKEAGLEKVPAVVRQLTEQQMMEFALLENLQREDLNPMEEAMAYQMLMNELNVTQEQLAKRLGKSRPYIANYTRLLSLPSFVQDMIANGQLSMAHGRTLLTIKDEEQLKSLLKRIEKEGLNVRQLEKIVQEINQHVSRETKKVKKERNIFFVERETFLREKFGTDVKIKETKKEKGKIEIEFFNKEDLNRILELLAQKN is encoded by the coding sequence GTGGCTAAAGGATTAGGAAGAGGAATTAATGTGTTTTTTCCTGATTTAGATGTGAAAGAAGAGGAAACAATTCAGGAGATTCTTGTAACTGAATTAAGGCCGAATCCATATCAACCGCGTAAACACTTTAATAAAGAGGCGATTCAGGAATTAGCAATTTCGATTAAGGAACACGGTATTCTACAACCATTAATTGCTAGGAAGAGTATTAAAGGATATGAAATTGTTGCAGGTGAAAGACGATTTCGTGCTGCAAAAGAGGCTGGTTTAGAAAAAGTACCTGCGGTTGTAAGACAATTAACTGAACAGCAAATGATGGAATTTGCTTTGTTAGAAAACTTACAACGAGAAGATTTAAATCCTATGGAAGAGGCAATGGCATACCAGATGTTAATGAATGAGCTAAATGTAACGCAAGAACAATTAGCGAAACGTCTTGGTAAAAGCAGACCTTACATTGCAAATTATACTCGGTTATTAAGCCTACCTTCTTTCGTACAAGATATGATTGCAAATGGTCAACTTTCAATGGCTCATGGGAGAACTTTACTTACGATAAAAGATGAAGAACAATTGAAGTCCTTATTGAAACGCATTGAAAAAGAAGGATTAAATGTTCGTCAATTAGAGAAAATCGTTCAAGAGATTAATCAACACGTTTCACGTGAAACAAAAAAAGTGAAAAAAGAGCGGAATATATTTTTCGTAGAACGTGAAACGTTCTTAAGAGAAAAGTTTGGCACAGATGTGAAAATTAAAGAAACGAAAAAAGAAAAAGGTAAAATCGAAATTGAATTTTTCAATAAAGAGGATTTAAATCGTATTTTAGAATTATTAGCGCAGAAAAACTAA
- the ychF gene encoding redox-regulated ATPase YchF, with protein MGLTAGIVGLPNVGKSTLFNAITQAGAESANYPFCTIDPNVGIVEVPDERLNKLTELVEPKKTVPTVFEFTDIAGIVKGASKGEGLGNKFLSHIRQVDAICQVVRCFEDENITHVSGKVDPIDDIETINLELILADLESVDKRIERVAKLARQKDKEAVYEHEILVRLKEAFEEGKPARTVEFTEEQMKIVKGLHLLTTKEMLYVANVSEDDVMDPSENKYVKMVKEFAANENSQVIVVCAKIEEEIAELDEEEKKVFLEELGIEESGLDQLIRAAYNLLGLATYFTAGVQEVRAWTFKQGMKAPQCAGVIHTDFERGFIRAETVSYDDLMTNGSMTAAKEAGKVRLEGKEYIVKDGDVMHFRFNV; from the coding sequence ATGGGATTAACGGCTGGGATTGTTGGATTACCTAACGTAGGGAAGTCAACTTTATTTAATGCAATTACACAAGCAGGAGCAGAATCTGCAAACTATCCATTCTGTACAATTGATCCAAACGTAGGGATTGTAGAAGTACCAGATGAGCGTTTAAATAAATTAACGGAATTAGTAGAACCGAAAAAAACTGTTCCGACTGTATTTGAGTTTACTGATATTGCGGGTATCGTAAAAGGTGCTAGTAAAGGTGAAGGATTAGGAAATAAATTCTTATCGCACATTCGCCAAGTAGATGCAATTTGCCAAGTTGTTCGTTGTTTTGAAGACGAAAATATTACGCACGTTTCAGGGAAAGTAGATCCGATTGATGATATTGAAACAATCAACTTAGAGCTAATTTTAGCGGATCTAGAATCTGTTGATAAACGTATCGAGCGTGTTGCAAAATTAGCAAGACAAAAAGATAAAGAAGCAGTATACGAGCATGAAATTTTAGTTCGCTTAAAAGAAGCTTTTGAAGAGGGCAAACCGGCTCGTACTGTTGAATTTACAGAAGAGCAAATGAAAATCGTTAAAGGCCTTCATTTACTTACAACGAAAGAAATGCTATACGTAGCAAACGTAAGTGAAGATGATGTTATGGATCCTTCTGAAAACAAATACGTAAAAATGGTAAAAGAATTTGCTGCAAATGAAAATTCTCAAGTAATCGTTGTATGTGCAAAAATCGAAGAAGAAATCGCTGAACTAGACGAGGAAGAGAAAAAAGTATTCCTTGAAGAACTAGGCATTGAAGAATCTGGTTTAGATCAATTAATTCGTGCTGCATACAATTTATTAGGACTTGCTACTTACTTCACGGCTGGCGTTCAAGAAGTACGTGCTTGGACATTTAAACAAGGAATGAAGGCACCACAATGTGCTGGTGTTATTCATACAGACTTTGAACGTGGATTTATTCGTGCAGAAACAGTTTCTTACGATGACTTAATGACAAACGGTTCTATGACAGCTGCAAAAGAGGCTGGAAAAGTACGTTTAGAAGGAAAAGAATATATCGTAAAAGACGGAGATGTTATGCACTTCCGTTTTAACGTTTAA
- a CDS encoding DHH family phosphoesterase yields MPEFDKKQWFLYPVYVLAFFVFVLISILCYFHLIMGIAAFVIFCIVFFIVIRFELNFQRNFEKHTTDMITRVKKVSNEAFNQMPIGILLYNKDYGIDWANPYLSSCLGQHALAGWHLYDVSETLLLFIKGETSDDIVSLNNRKFRVFVRKEEKLIYFFDVTEQTEIEKMYEDQRTVLAVIYLDNYDEVTQGLDDQLRTNITSLVTSRLNEWALKYGAYLKRASSERFFVVLNESILTQMEKGKFSILDQVREETSKRNIPLTLSVGVGSGDLPLSELGAMAQSGLDLALGRGGDQVAIKQATGKVKFYGGKTNPVEKRTRVRARVISHALKDLVLESSNVIIMGHRAPDMDAIGAAIGILKVAQLNERKGYIVLDENDSDKGIKRLMDKVKQNEELWSHFITPEQAMEFANDESLLVVVDTHKPSMVMEQKLLHKIENVVVIDHHRRGEDFIEDPLLVYMEPYASSTAELVTELLEYQPKNLKMTMLEATALLAGIIVDTKSFTFRTGARTFDAASYLRSHGADTVLVQELLKEDMDQYLRVAKAIKNAYIYKNGIAIAKVGSDDYYDQVLIAQSADTLLTMTGIIASFVVAKRGENLIGISSRSLGEVNVQLIMENLGGGGHLTNAATQMKNVTVDEAEEKLRFVIDDYLQGGTQS; encoded by the coding sequence ATGCCTGAATTTGATAAGAAACAGTGGTTTTTATATCCTGTTTATGTATTGGCATTTTTTGTGTTTGTGCTCATTTCAATTCTCTGTTATTTTCATTTAATTATGGGAATAGCTGCTTTTGTCATTTTTTGTATTGTATTCTTTATCGTTATACGATTTGAACTTAATTTTCAAAGGAATTTCGAAAAGCATACGACAGATATGATTACAAGAGTAAAGAAAGTAAGTAATGAAGCATTTAACCAAATGCCGATTGGTATTTTGTTATACAATAAGGATTATGGGATTGATTGGGCAAATCCTTATTTATCTTCATGTCTGGGACAGCATGCATTAGCTGGATGGCACCTTTACGATGTATCAGAAACATTACTTCTTTTCATTAAAGGAGAAACTTCTGATGATATAGTCTCTTTAAATAATCGAAAGTTTCGCGTTTTTGTAAGGAAAGAAGAAAAGTTAATTTATTTCTTTGATGTAACGGAACAAACAGAAATCGAAAAGATGTACGAGGATCAAAGGACTGTTTTAGCTGTCATCTATTTGGATAATTATGATGAAGTTACACAAGGATTAGATGATCAACTACGTACGAATATAACAAGTCTTGTGACATCACGACTAAATGAATGGGCACTTAAGTATGGTGCATATTTAAAACGTGCATCTTCAGAAAGATTCTTCGTTGTGCTAAATGAAAGTATTCTGACGCAGATGGAGAAAGGGAAATTTAGTATTTTAGATCAGGTGCGTGAAGAAACATCTAAAAGGAATATACCACTTACATTAAGTGTCGGTGTTGGATCAGGTGATTTACCTTTATCAGAGCTTGGAGCAATGGCTCAATCTGGTTTAGACCTTGCGCTTGGGCGTGGGGGAGACCAAGTAGCTATTAAACAAGCGACAGGTAAAGTTAAGTTCTATGGAGGTAAGACAAATCCGGTTGAAAAACGTACCCGTGTACGCGCTAGGGTCATTTCGCATGCGTTAAAGGATTTAGTATTAGAAAGTAGTAATGTCATTATTATGGGGCATAGGGCTCCCGATATGGACGCAATTGGTGCTGCGATTGGTATTTTAAAAGTTGCTCAATTAAATGAGCGTAAAGGATATATTGTGTTAGATGAAAATGATTCCGATAAAGGAATTAAGCGCTTGATGGACAAAGTGAAACAAAATGAGGAGTTATGGTCTCATTTTATTACTCCAGAGCAAGCGATGGAATTTGCAAATGATGAGTCGTTACTTGTTGTTGTCGATACGCATAAACCTTCTATGGTGATGGAGCAAAAACTGTTACATAAAATTGAAAATGTAGTAGTTATTGATCATCATCGCCGTGGAGAAGATTTTATTGAAGACCCATTGCTAGTTTATATGGAACCATATGCTTCTTCAACGGCAGAATTGGTTACAGAATTACTTGAGTATCAACCTAAAAATTTAAAGATGACAATGTTAGAAGCGACGGCATTGTTAGCGGGTATTATTGTCGACACGAAAAGTTTCACGTTCCGGACAGGGGCTCGTACATTTGATGCTGCTTCTTATCTGCGCTCACATGGTGCAGATACTGTACTTGTACAAGAACTTTTAAAGGAAGATATGGATCAGTATTTACGGGTTGCAAAAGCTATAAAAAATGCGTACATTTATAAAAATGGAATTGCGATTGCTAAAGTTGGTAGTGATGATTACTACGATCAAGTGCTTATTGCGCAATCAGCAGACACGTTATTAACGATGACAGGGATTATTGCATCATTTGTTGTTGCAAAACGTGGCGAGAATCTCATTGGAATTAGCAGCAGATCTTTAGGTGAAGTGAATGTGCAGCTAATTATGGAAAACTTAGGCGGTGGCGGGCATTTGACGAATGCAGCCACACAAATGAAAAATGTTACAGTAGATGAAGCTGAGGAGAAGCTTCGATTTGTTATTGATGACTATTTACAGGGAGGCACACAATCATGA
- the ssb gene encoding single-stranded DNA-binding protein: MMNRVILVGRLTKDPDLRYTPNGVAVATFTLAVNRAFANQQGEREADFINCVIWRKQAENVANYLKKGSLAGVDGRLQTRNYEGQDGKRVYVTEVLAESVQFLEPRNGGGEQRGSFNQQPSGAGFGNQGSNPFGQSSNSGNQGNSGFTKNDDPFSNVGQPIDISDDDLPF, translated from the coding sequence TTGATGAATCGTGTTATCCTCGTTGGTCGTTTAACTAAGGACCCTGACTTACGTTACACGCCCAATGGTGTTGCAGTAGCTACTTTTACGTTAGCTGTGAATCGCGCATTTGCCAATCAACAAGGTGAGCGTGAAGCTGACTTTATTAATTGTGTAATATGGCGTAAACAAGCAGAAAACGTAGCAAATTATTTGAAAAAAGGTAGCTTAGCAGGCGTAGATGGACGTCTTCAAACTCGTAATTACGAGGGACAAGATGGTAAACGTGTATACGTAACAGAAGTTCTTGCGGAAAGCGTGCAATTTTTAGAGCCGCGTAATGGCGGTGGGGAGCAACGTGGTTCATTTAATCAGCAACCATCAGGAGCTGGTTTCGGTAACCAAGGCTCTAACCCATTTGGTCAATCTAGTAATTCAGGTAACCAAGGTAACTCTGGATTTACGAAGAATGACGATCCATTTTCAAATGTAGGTCAACCGATCGACATTTCCGACGACGATTTACCGTTCTAA